Proteins found in one Spirochaetota bacterium genomic segment:
- the dnaG gene encoding DNA primase, which yields MAIPRDTIEHIRHKAAIEDIIKRYVPTLAKKGKNYVGLCPFHKETSPSFTVSPDKQMFYCFGCHEGGNVFTFISKVERVDFAESVKIVGEIVGIPVREEKNFRDDEYGRLLKINEIIAQSYRQALRKPENKNALEYLLNRGVTQQSIEEFALGYAPDQWRYVTDTLKKMNIVLDTAVKTGNINKVVKNGEIHYYDRFRGRVIFPIFGQKNEIIGFGGRIIAQGDPKYLNSPESPVFQKRNILYGLNKSRQHIAELGRAIVVEGYLDVIGVYQAGIQNVVAPLGTALTLEQLQLLSRLCTEVVIVFDADSAGIKASLRSLDVAQNLNIDIRIAQLPELDPFDFVKKHGMREFMAIVDSALKPVDFRIERVIQEQKGRQVDILKHILPILRDISSEVERQTYFKKLSTMFQIPEQAIRADYERFVKGHKLNGRAIVTENSSLDFYAKSQRELVLLLCNYPELIEHAVVDCSPSQFTDDVAKNIYQVIIDLYERNEPITLEKLFDFYPEGQEAKLLAQGFSKQFAFEDPKIAYSEILLNMRLYTIDKKINEFVEKIRKNEQENTQYYMTEIEVLRREREKLASYIYNKSSAKI from the coding sequence ATGGCTATCCCCCGAGATACGATTGAACATATACGGCACAAAGCTGCTATAGAAGATATTATAAAACGCTATGTTCCTACCCTTGCCAAAAAGGGGAAGAACTACGTTGGTCTATGTCCATTTCATAAAGAAACATCCCCTTCTTTTACCGTCTCACCTGATAAACAGATGTTTTACTGTTTTGGCTGTCATGAAGGTGGCAATGTATTTACATTTATATCAAAGGTTGAACGAGTTGACTTTGCGGAAAGTGTAAAAATTGTAGGGGAGATAGTTGGCATCCCCGTCCGCGAAGAAAAGAATTTCAGGGATGATGAATATGGTAGGCTCCTTAAAATAAATGAGATTATTGCGCAGAGCTATCGCCAGGCATTACGCAAACCTGAAAATAAGAATGCACTGGAATATCTTCTTAATCGGGGTGTCACGCAACAAAGTATTGAAGAATTTGCACTTGGTTATGCACCTGACCAGTGGCGCTATGTTACTGATACCTTAAAAAAAATGAATATTGTGCTTGATACGGCTGTTAAAACAGGAAATATCAATAAAGTTGTAAAAAACGGTGAAATCCATTACTACGACAGGTTCAGGGGCAGGGTAATATTCCCAATTTTTGGTCAAAAAAATGAAATTATTGGCTTTGGTGGTAGAATTATTGCACAGGGCGATCCAAAGTACCTTAATTCACCTGAATCGCCTGTATTTCAAAAGCGGAATATTCTTTACGGATTGAATAAATCACGCCAACACATTGCAGAACTTGGCCGGGCTATAGTGGTTGAAGGCTATTTAGATGTCATTGGCGTGTATCAGGCAGGAATTCAAAATGTTGTGGCACCTCTGGGGACTGCGTTAACCCTTGAACAATTGCAACTACTTTCGCGATTATGCACTGAGGTGGTCATTGTATTTGATGCTGACTCGGCAGGGATAAAGGCGTCGCTGCGTTCCCTTGACGTTGCTCAAAATTTGAATATTGATATACGTATTGCACAGTTGCCCGAGCTTGATCCGTTTGATTTTGTTAAAAAGCATGGAATGCGGGAGTTTATGGCAATTGTTGACAGTGCGTTAAAACCGGTTGATTTTCGTATTGAAAGAGTGATACAGGAGCAAAAGGGAAGGCAGGTTGATATACTTAAGCATATTTTACCTATACTTCGTGATATATCTTCGGAAGTAGAGCGGCAAACGTACTTTAAAAAGCTGTCAACCATGTTCCAGATTCCAGAACAGGCCATACGTGCAGATTATGAACGTTTTGTAAAGGGACACAAATTAAATGGGAGGGCGATAGTTACCGAAAATTCATCACTGGATTTTTATGCAAAAAGCCAGCGTGAACTGGTGCTTCTTTTATGCAATTATCCGGAATTAATAGAACATGCGGTGGTTGACTGTTCACCTTCACAATTTACCGATGATGTGGCAAAGAATATTTACCAGGTTATTATCGACCTGTATGAAAGAAATGAACCTATTACATTAGAGAAGCTCTTTGATTTTTATCCAGAAGGCCAGGAGGCAAAGTTGCTTGCACAGGGTTTTTCAAAGCAGTTTGCATTTGAGGACCCTAAAATTGCGTATTCAGAAATACTATTAAATATGCGATTATATACTATCGACAAAAAAATTAATGAATTTGTAGAAAAAATTAGGAAGAATGAGCAAGAGAATACACAATATTATATGACCGAAATTGAGGTATTACGCCGCGAAAGAGAAAAATTAGCTTCGTATATCTACAATAAAAGCAGTGCAAAAATTTAA